A DNA window from Actinokineospora baliensis contains the following coding sequences:
- the hisB gene encoding imidazoleglycerol-phosphate dehydratase HisB — MSNRVGRVERVTKESSVLVEVDLDGTGEVEIDTGVPFYDHMLTALGTHGALDLVVRATGDTHIDAHHTVEDVAIVLGQALRAAFGEKKGIRRFGDAWIPMDETLAHAAVDVSGRPYCVHTGEPDVMVGFTVGGNYPTVLNRHVFESIAFHAQIALHLRVIHGRDPHHITEAEYKAFARALRAAAEPDPRIGGVPSTKGVL; from the coding sequence ATGAGCAACCGCGTCGGCCGCGTCGAGCGGGTCACCAAGGAGTCCTCGGTCCTGGTCGAGGTCGACCTCGACGGCACCGGCGAGGTGGAGATCGACACCGGGGTGCCGTTCTACGACCACATGCTCACCGCGCTGGGCACGCACGGCGCGCTGGACCTGGTCGTGCGCGCCACCGGCGACACCCACATCGACGCGCACCACACCGTCGAGGACGTCGCCATCGTGCTCGGCCAGGCGCTGCGCGCGGCCTTCGGCGAGAAGAAGGGCATCCGCCGCTTCGGCGACGCCTGGATCCCGATGGACGAGACCCTCGCGCACGCCGCGGTGGACGTCTCCGGGCGCCCCTACTGCGTGCACACCGGCGAACCGGACGTCATGGTCGGCTTCACCGTCGGCGGCAACTACCCGACCGTGCTCAACCGGCACGTGTTCGAGTCCATCGCCTTCCACGCCCAGATCGCCCTGCACCTGCGGGTCATCCACGGCCGGGACCCGCACCACATCACCGAAGCCGAGTACAAGGCGTTCGCCAGGGCACTGCGCGCCGCCGCGGAGCCAGACCCGCGC
- a CDS encoding histidinol-phosphate transaminase — MSAPGERAALSDLPLREDLRGRSPYGAPQLDVPVQLNTNENPYPPPPELIADLTAAVAEIAGTLHRYPDRDAVDLRTDLATYLTGATGAPLTVANLWAANGSNEILQQILQAFGGPGRTALGFEPSYSMHPIIAAGTRTEWAPTPRRADFSLDVDAAVAVLAERAPDVVFVTSPNNPTGQSIPLGDLRKLVEATSGIVVVDEAYAEFSPQESAVHLIDEFPTRVIVSRTMSKAFAFAGGRLGYLAAAPAVVDALLLVRLPYHLSSLTQAAARAALRHASGTLASVHALAAQRDRVAGELAGLGFAVVPSDANFILFGPFADPRAAWQSYLDQGVLVRDVGIPGHLRVTVGTPAENDAFLAASKEIVR; from the coding sequence ATGAGCGCCCCCGGAGAGCGCGCGGCTCTGTCAGACCTGCCGCTGCGCGAGGACTTGCGCGGACGTTCCCCTTATGGGGCACCGCAGTTGGATGTTCCGGTCCAGCTCAACACGAACGAGAACCCGTACCCGCCGCCGCCGGAGCTGATTGCCGACCTCACCGCCGCGGTCGCCGAGATCGCGGGAACGCTGCACCGGTACCCGGACCGCGACGCGGTGGACCTGCGCACCGACCTGGCCACGTACCTGACCGGGGCGACGGGCGCGCCGCTCACGGTCGCGAACCTGTGGGCCGCCAACGGGTCCAACGAGATCCTGCAGCAGATCCTGCAGGCCTTCGGCGGTCCCGGCCGCACCGCGCTGGGGTTCGAGCCGTCGTACTCGATGCACCCGATCATCGCCGCGGGCACCCGGACCGAATGGGCGCCGACACCGCGTCGCGCGGACTTCTCGCTTGACGTGGACGCCGCTGTCGCCGTGCTGGCCGAGCGGGCACCGGACGTGGTGTTCGTGACGAGTCCCAACAACCCGACCGGGCAGTCGATCCCGTTGGGGGACCTGCGGAAGCTGGTCGAGGCGACGTCCGGGATCGTGGTCGTCGACGAGGCGTACGCCGAGTTCTCCCCGCAGGAGAGCGCGGTGCACCTGATCGACGAGTTCCCCACCCGGGTCATCGTCAGCCGCACCATGAGCAAGGCGTTCGCGTTCGCGGGCGGCCGACTCGGCTACCTGGCCGCCGCCCCCGCCGTGGTCGACGCGTTGTTGTTGGTGCGCCTGCCGTACCACCTGTCGTCGCTGACCCAGGCCGCCGCGCGCGCGGCACTGCGGCACGCCTCGGGAACGCTTGCCTCGGTGCACGCCCTTGCCGCCCAGCGGGACCGGGTGGCCGGTGAGCTCGCGGGACTCGGTTTCGCCGTCGTGCCAAGCGATGCCAACTTCATCCTCTTCGGACCGTTCGCCGACCCGCGCGCGGCCTGGCAGTCCTATTTGGACCAGGGCGTGCTGGTCCGCGACGTCGGCATCCCCGGCCACCTGCGGGTGACGGTGGGAACCCCGGCCGAGAACGACGCGTTCTTGGCCGCCAGCAAGGAGATCGTGCGATGA
- the hisD gene encoding histidinol dehydrogenase — protein sequence MLSRTDLRSAVPSPAALRTALPRAEVDVDQVLHRVRPIVDDVRARGVEAVLEYTERFDGVRPAGVRVPVGELTAALAELDPAVRAALEESIARARVVHSDQRRADVTTQVVPGGTVTERWVPVARVGLYAPGGLAVYPSSVVMNVVPAQAAGVESLVVCSPPQADFGGRPHPTILAAAALLGVDEVWAVGGAQAMALLAYGGTDTDGAELAPVDTITGPGNIYVTAAKRLLRGLIGIDSEAGPTEIAILADAGADPVHVAADLISQAEHDPLAASVLVTDSVELADAVDAELVRQVKATKHSDRVATALTGPQSGTVLVSSVDDGLRVVDAYAAEHLEIQTANAREVAARVRNAGAIFVGAYAPVSLGDYCAGSNHVLPTGGCARHSSGLSVQTFLRGIHVVDYSEDALREVAGHVVALANAEDLPAHGQAVTARFRDDA from the coding sequence ATGCTCTCCCGTACCGACCTGCGTTCCGCCGTCCCGTCGCCCGCCGCGCTGCGCACCGCGCTGCCCCGGGCCGAGGTCGACGTGGACCAGGTGCTGCATCGGGTGCGGCCGATCGTCGACGACGTGCGGGCCCGGGGTGTCGAGGCCGTCCTCGAGTACACCGAGCGGTTCGACGGCGTCCGGCCCGCGGGGGTGCGGGTCCCGGTCGGCGAGCTGACCGCCGCGCTGGCCGAGCTCGACCCGGCCGTGCGCGCCGCGCTGGAGGAGTCGATCGCGCGGGCCAGGGTCGTGCACAGCGACCAGCGGCGCGCCGATGTCACCACCCAGGTCGTGCCCGGCGGCACCGTCACCGAGCGCTGGGTCCCAGTCGCCAGGGTCGGCCTCTACGCCCCCGGCGGGCTGGCGGTGTACCCGTCGAGCGTGGTCATGAACGTGGTGCCCGCCCAGGCCGCGGGGGTCGAGTCGCTGGTCGTGTGCTCGCCGCCGCAGGCGGACTTCGGCGGCAGACCGCACCCGACGATCCTGGCCGCCGCCGCGCTGCTGGGCGTCGACGAGGTGTGGGCGGTCGGCGGGGCGCAGGCGATGGCGCTGCTGGCCTACGGCGGCACCGACACCGACGGCGCCGAGCTCGCCCCGGTCGACACGATCACCGGCCCCGGCAACATCTACGTCACCGCGGCCAAGCGCCTGCTGCGCGGTCTCATCGGCATCGACTCCGAGGCCGGGCCGACCGAGATCGCCATCCTCGCCGACGCCGGTGCCGACCCGGTGCACGTGGCCGCCGACCTGATCAGCCAGGCCGAGCACGACCCGCTCGCGGCCAGCGTCCTGGTCACCGACTCGGTCGAGCTGGCCGACGCGGTTGACGCCGAACTCGTCCGCCAGGTCAAGGCGACCAAGCACAGCGACCGGGTCGCGACCGCGCTCACCGGTCCCCAGTCGGGCACCGTCCTGGTGTCCTCTGTGGACGACGGGCTGCGGGTCGTGGACGCCTACGCCGCCGAGCACCTCGAGATCCAGACCGCGAACGCGCGGGAGGTCGCCGCCAGGGTGCGCAACGCCGGAGCGATCTTCGTCGGCGCGTACGCCCCGGTCTCGCTCGGGGACTACTGCGCGGGCTCGAACCACGTGCTGCCAACGGGTGGCTGCGCGCGGCACTCCTCGGGGCTGTCGGTGCAGACGTTCCTGCGCGGCATCCACGTCGTCGACTACAGCGAGGACGCGCTGCGCGAGGTCGCCGGGCACGTCGTCGCGCTGGCCAACGCCGAAGACCTCCCCGCGCACGGCCAGGCCGTCACGGCACGCTTCCGGGACGACGCATGA
- a CDS encoding aminotransferase class V-fold PLP-dependent enzyme, translating into MDAELIPVELAQADTPAAINQVFLDSAGSSLPPRPVVDEVVAHLRREAEVGGYRAFAERLDEFEAGYGLAAELFGCAPDEVAFTDSASRSWLALLDAVPLAAGDRILTTEVEYGGNAIALLNLAKRAGATVELVPSGADGRIDLHALRDTLDERVKLVSLVHVPTNGGLVSPVADAAAVAKDAGALVLLDACQSIGQMPVTFAGTGADMITGTGRKWLRGPRGTGLLAVRRSVLDRLEPRLIDLQGATWTAPDEITVRADARVFELWENSVAERLGLLAALRYALDLGLDRIAATVTARADRLRTGLAALPRVTVHDLGTSPAGIVSFTVDGVAPDAVKAALAERDVTVTVSRVTSTRYDMTRRGLEQVVRASPHYFVADGQVDRTVDAVARL; encoded by the coding sequence GTGGACGCCGAACTGATCCCGGTCGAACTGGCGCAGGCGGACACCCCCGCCGCCATCAACCAGGTCTTCCTCGACAGCGCGGGCTCGTCGCTCCCGCCGCGACCGGTGGTGGACGAGGTGGTCGCCCACCTGCGCCGCGAGGCCGAGGTCGGCGGCTACCGCGCCTTCGCCGAGCGGCTGGACGAGTTCGAGGCGGGCTACGGGCTCGCCGCCGAGCTCTTCGGGTGCGCCCCCGACGAGGTCGCCTTCACCGACAGCGCCAGCCGGTCCTGGCTGGCCCTGCTCGACGCGGTGCCGCTCGCCGCGGGCGACCGGATCCTCACCACCGAGGTCGAGTACGGCGGCAACGCCATCGCCCTGCTCAACCTGGCCAAGCGGGCGGGCGCGACCGTCGAGCTGGTGCCCTCCGGAGCCGACGGCCGCATCGACCTCCACGCCCTGCGCGACACCCTCGACGAGCGGGTCAAGCTCGTCTCCCTGGTGCACGTGCCCACCAACGGCGGCCTGGTCAGCCCGGTCGCGGACGCCGCCGCCGTCGCCAAGGACGCCGGGGCCCTGGTCCTGCTCGACGCCTGCCAGTCGATCGGGCAGATGCCGGTCACCTTCGCGGGCACCGGCGCCGACATGATCACCGGCACCGGCCGCAAGTGGCTGCGCGGCCCCCGCGGCACCGGCCTGCTCGCCGTCCGCCGATCGGTCCTCGACCGGCTCGAGCCCCGGCTCATCGACCTGCAAGGCGCCACCTGGACCGCCCCGGACGAGATCACCGTCCGCGCCGACGCCCGGGTGTTCGAGCTGTGGGAGAACTCGGTCGCCGAGCGGCTCGGCCTGCTCGCCGCCCTCCGCTACGCGCTCGACCTGGGGCTCGACCGCATCGCCGCGACCGTCACCGCCCGCGCCGACCGGCTCCGCACCGGCCTGGCCGCCCTGCCCAGGGTCACCGTGCACGACCTCGGCACCAGCCCGGCGGGCATCGTCAGCTTCACCGTCGACGGCGTGGCCCCTGACGCGGTCAAGGCCGCCCTCGCCGAGCGCGACGTCACCGTGACCGTCAGCCGGGTGACCTCCACGCGCTACGACATGACCCGGCGCGGCCTTGAGCAGGTCGTTCGCGCCTCACCGCACTACTTCGTCGCCGACGGGCAGGTCGACCGCACGGTGGACGCCGTCGCGAGGCTGTGA
- a CDS encoding ABC transporter substrate-binding protein: MSILPRRVGLVIVAGALATGVVACTPDPAPPASGDPAGTSLVIGVAHEPKSLDPAAGYALYGAAKIFDGLVEHTPSGTVRPALAAVLPEPSADGRSWTVRLRDDVSFTDGAALDAAAVAAVYRRVIDPGSDLRSRFWMVDKVNVVDPRTVRFDLTQPYAGFLDLLVMGIPAPTSTATKPIGTGPYQLVDWQSGARLTLTANKAYYGGRPAITNVTIEFIQEDESRAERMRDGKLDGVELPARLTQEFRQANGLTVVEQRSADVRAVAFDDKGVTADPAVRLALNLAVDRQQIVDEALVGKGTPLSLPVPPVLAEFIEPGAHIDHDLARAKSVLDAAGWVPGADGIRVKAGERAEFTLAYSMSDVIDRELASALTKAAAALGIKATADPAAKGSPGLISYGDPFDPDAALFPLLHPAGGEAAAALDAARATTDPAQRAVAFRALQRAYATTPTMVVLAVPTHTYVLRDNWTGYTSVVDATGADYTWGPWWNLQAWTPN; encoded by the coding sequence GTGTCGATCCTGCCTCGCCGAGTGGGTCTCGTCATCGTCGCCGGGGCACTTGCCACCGGTGTGGTGGCCTGCACCCCCGATCCCGCTCCGCCCGCATCAGGGGATCCGGCGGGGACTTCGCTGGTGATCGGGGTGGCGCACGAGCCGAAGTCGCTGGATCCGGCGGCCGGTTACGCCCTCTATGGCGCGGCGAAGATCTTCGACGGGCTTGTGGAGCACACGCCTAGTGGCACGGTGCGGCCCGCGTTGGCGGCTGTGCTGCCTGAGCCGAGCGCGGACGGCAGGTCGTGGACGGTGCGGCTGCGCGATGACGTCTCCTTCACCGATGGTGCCGCGCTCGACGCAGCGGCTGTGGCTGCGGTCTATAGGCGCGTGATTGACCCGGGTAGCGATCTGCGGAGCCGCTTCTGGATGGTCGACAAGGTCAACGTGGTTGACCCGCGCACCGTGCGGTTCGACCTCACCCAGCCTTACGCCGGTTTCCTGGACCTACTCGTCATGGGCATCCCAGCACCGACCAGCACAGCAACCAAGCCCATCGGCACCGGCCCCTACCAACTCGTCGACTGGCAGTCGGGTGCACGGCTGACTCTGACCGCGAACAAGGCCTACTACGGCGGCAGGCCTGCCATTACGAACGTGACGATCGAGTTCATCCAAGAAGACGAGTCCCGCGCCGAGCGCATGCGTGACGGCAAGCTTGACGGGGTGGAGCTACCGGCGCGGTTGACTCAGGAGTTCCGTCAGGCCAATGGGCTTACCGTCGTTGAGCAGCGCAGCGCGGATGTTCGCGCGGTCGCGTTCGACGACAAGGGTGTGACCGCCGACCCGGCTGTGCGGCTGGCTCTTAACCTCGCGGTCGATCGGCAGCAGATCGTCGACGAGGCTCTCGTCGGTAAGGGCACACCGTTGTCGCTACCGGTGCCGCCGGTGTTGGCCGAGTTCATCGAGCCTGGCGCGCACATCGACCATGACCTCGCTCGGGCTAAGAGCGTCCTGGACGCCGCTGGATGGGTTCCTGGTGCGGACGGCATAAGAGTCAAGGCGGGGGAGAGGGCCGAGTTCACCTTGGCCTACTCGATGTCCGACGTGATCGACCGTGAGCTGGCATCGGCGTTGACCAAGGCTGCCGCGGCTCTTGGCATCAAGGCCACCGCGGACCCTGCCGCCAAGGGCTCACCCGGCCTGATCTCTTACGGCGACCCGTTCGACCCCGATGCCGCCCTCTTCCCGCTGCTGCACCCCGCGGGCGGAGAAGCCGCAGCAGCGTTGGATGCCGCGCGCGCCACTACGGACCCGGCACAGCGCGCGGTCGCGTTCCGCGCCCTTCAGCGTGCTTACGCCACTACGCCAACCATGGTTGTCTTGGCAGTACCGACCCACACCTACGTACTGCGCGACAACTGGACCGGTTACACGTCGGTGGTGGACGCCACCGGCGCTGACTACACCTGGGGGCCGTGGTGGAACCTGCAAGCGTGGACGCCGAACTGA
- a CDS encoding carbon-nitrogen hydrolase family protein, with protein MRVALCQISSTPDPAANLDQVRTQVAAAAARGARVVLFPEATMVNFAVPLAPVAEPLDGPWATAVRQIADEAGVVVVAGMFTPSPDGRVFNTLLATGQGHHLGYDKIHLFDAFGFQESRTVAPGTDVVTFDLDGTTFGLATCYDIRFPELFRALADKGATATLLGASWGAGPGKREQWELLVRARALDSTSWLLAAGQADPGQVEGTAPLGIGYSTVANPRGEITDQLTGDTGVILVDIDPAEATTTRAAIPVLANRRL; from the coding sequence GTGCGCGTAGCGCTGTGCCAGATCAGCTCGACCCCCGACCCGGCGGCCAACCTCGACCAGGTCCGCACCCAGGTCGCCGCGGCGGCCGCCCGGGGCGCCCGCGTCGTCCTGTTCCCCGAGGCGACGATGGTCAACTTCGCGGTGCCGCTGGCCCCGGTCGCCGAACCCCTGGACGGCCCCTGGGCCACCGCCGTCCGCCAGATCGCCGACGAGGCGGGCGTGGTCGTCGTGGCGGGCATGTTCACCCCGTCCCCCGACGGCCGGGTGTTCAACACCCTGCTGGCCACCGGCCAGGGCCACCACCTCGGCTACGACAAGATCCACCTCTTCGACGCCTTCGGCTTCCAGGAATCCCGCACCGTCGCCCCCGGCACCGACGTCGTCACCTTCGACCTCGACGGCACCACCTTCGGCCTGGCCACCTGCTACGACATCCGCTTCCCCGAACTCTTCCGCGCCCTGGCCGACAAGGGCGCCACCGCGACGTTGCTGGGCGCCTCGTGGGGGGCCGGACCGGGCAAGCGGGAGCAGTGGGAGCTGCTGGTCCGCGCCCGCGCCCTGGACTCCACCTCCTGGCTCCTGGCAGCCGGACAGGCGGATCCGGGACAGGTGGAGGGAACCGCCCCCCTCGGCATCGGCTACAGCACCGTGGCCAACCCCCGAGGCGAGATCACCGACCAACTCACCGGCGACACCGGAGTGATCCTGGTCGACATAGACCCAGCCGAAGCCACCACCACCCGAGCCGCCATCCCCGTCCTGGCCAACCGCCGCCTCTGA
- the nadC gene encoding carboxylating nicotinate-nucleotide diphosphorylase, protein MARAVTTALEEDLRYGPDATTEATVAASAVAVAEFTPRRPGVVAGVPVALEVLRRVVLDLVVESCVEDGSAVVPGKPVLVVRGNTRQLLTAERTALNFLCHLSGIATTTSAWVSAVADTGAQIRDSRKTLPGLRLLEKYAVRCGGGINHRLGLGDAILIKDNHVVAAGSVTAALAAARAHAPHLSVEVEVDTLDQLDEALAAEAELVLLDNFTIPNCVEAVRRATGTQTHLEASGGLTLPTAPTYAATGVDYLAVGGLTHSAPALDLGMDLRTG, encoded by the coding sequence ATGGCCCGCGCGGTCACGACGGCGCTGGAAGAAGACCTGCGCTACGGCCCGGACGCCACGACCGAAGCCACCGTCGCGGCCTCAGCGGTCGCAGTCGCCGAGTTCACCCCGCGCCGTCCGGGCGTGGTCGCAGGCGTGCCGGTGGCCCTGGAGGTCCTGCGGCGGGTGGTATTGGACCTGGTTGTCGAGTCCTGTGTGGAGGATGGCTCCGCGGTCGTGCCGGGTAAGCCGGTCCTGGTGGTGCGCGGCAACACCCGCCAACTGCTCACTGCGGAACGCACCGCCCTGAACTTCCTCTGCCACCTCTCCGGCATCGCCACCACCACGTCCGCCTGGGTCTCGGCGGTGGCCGACACCGGCGCCCAGATCCGAGACTCCCGCAAAACCCTCCCGGGCCTGCGCCTGCTGGAGAAATACGCGGTCCGCTGCGGCGGCGGCATCAACCACCGCCTAGGCCTCGGCGACGCCATCCTCATCAAAGACAACCACGTCGTCGCCGCAGGCTCGGTCACCGCCGCCCTCGCGGCAGCCCGAGCCCACGCCCCCCACCTGTCCGTGGAGGTCGAAGTCGACACCCTCGACCAACTCGACGAAGCCCTGGCCGCCGAAGCCGAGTTGGTCCTCCTGGACAACTTCACCATCCCCAACTGCGTGGAAGCCGTTCGCAGAGCCACCGGAACCCAAACCCACCTAGAAGCCTCCGGCGGCCTAACCCTCCCCACAGCCCCCACCTACGCCGCCACCGGCGTCGACTACCTAGCAGTCGGCGGCCTGACCCACTCCGCACCCGCACTCGACCTGGGCATGGACCTACGCACCGGCTAG
- a CDS encoding L-aspartate oxidase, with amino-acid sequence MSPCWEARADLVVVGTGVAGLTAALRAQSLGLRVLVVTKATAEDGNTRWAQGGVAVVLPGEHDEGDSVERHVADTLVAGAGLCDEDAVREIVFGGPAAVTRLLELGAVFDSGADGRLARTREGGHSAFRVVHAGGDATGAEVERALLGAARDGRVPVLENHVAVQALKTPSGAVAGLHVLDGAGVPGVLTASAVLLATGGLGQLYQATSNPEVATGDGLALALRAGAPVADVEFVQFHPTVLYTGQGARGRCPLVTEAVRGEGAVLVDATGARVMAGVHPLADLAPRDVVAAAITRHMALERGGVDDHVFLDATHLDAATFRTRFPTVYAACVAAGVDPVVQPIPVAPAAHFACGGVVSDVDGRTPVVGLYAAGEVASTGLHGANRLASNSLLEGLVVGARAAEAVAADLAVGRLADPRAAVVGELPVAPVAERDSLQRVMSRYAAIGREAEGLAVVGSVLDVSTVERVLDSRVAVEDAALTLVGRALIASAAARRESRGCHVRTDFPQRDDAWRRSQWVRLTPSGQPVLGGVTALRGVA; translated from the coding sequence ATGAGCCCCTGCTGGGAGGCGCGCGCCGACCTGGTCGTGGTCGGCACCGGGGTCGCCGGGCTGACGGCGGCGTTGCGCGCGCAGTCGTTGGGGCTGCGGGTGCTGGTGGTGACCAAGGCGACGGCCGAGGACGGCAACACCAGGTGGGCCCAGGGCGGCGTCGCCGTGGTGCTGCCCGGTGAGCACGACGAGGGCGACTCGGTCGAGCGGCACGTGGCGGACACGCTGGTCGCGGGCGCCGGGCTGTGCGACGAGGACGCGGTCCGGGAGATCGTGTTCGGCGGTCCCGCGGCGGTGACCCGGCTGCTGGAGTTGGGCGCGGTCTTCGACTCCGGCGCCGACGGTCGGCTGGCGCGCACCCGAGAGGGCGGGCACAGCGCGTTCCGCGTGGTGCACGCGGGCGGCGACGCGACGGGCGCCGAGGTGGAACGGGCGCTGCTGGGTGCCGCGCGCGACGGCCGGGTCCCGGTACTGGAGAACCACGTCGCGGTGCAGGCGCTGAAGACACCGTCTGGGGCGGTGGCGGGGCTGCACGTGCTCGACGGCGCGGGGGTGCCGGGCGTGCTGACGGCCTCCGCCGTGCTGCTGGCGACCGGTGGGCTGGGGCAGCTCTACCAGGCGACGTCGAACCCGGAGGTCGCGACGGGGGACGGGCTGGCGTTGGCGCTGCGCGCGGGGGCGCCGGTCGCGGACGTGGAGTTCGTGCAGTTCCACCCGACGGTGCTCTACACCGGACAGGGCGCGCGGGGGCGGTGCCCGCTGGTGACGGAGGCGGTGCGCGGCGAGGGGGCCGTGCTGGTCGACGCGACCGGGGCGCGGGTGATGGCGGGGGTGCACCCGCTGGCGGACCTGGCGCCGCGCGACGTCGTGGCCGCCGCGATCACCCGGCACATGGCGCTGGAGCGCGGCGGGGTCGACGACCACGTGTTCCTCGACGCGACCCACTTGGACGCGGCGACGTTCCGGACCCGGTTCCCCACGGTGTACGCGGCGTGCGTTGCGGCGGGGGTGGACCCGGTGGTCCAGCCGATCCCGGTCGCGCCCGCGGCGCATTTCGCGTGTGGCGGCGTTGTGTCCGATGTGGATGGTCGGACCCCGGTGGTGGGTCTGTACGCGGCCGGTGAGGTCGCCAGCACGGGCTTGCACGGGGCGAACCGGTTGGCGTCCAACAGCTTGCTGGAGGGACTGGTCGTGGGGGCGCGGGCGGCGGAGGCTGTCGCGGCGGACCTGGCGGTCGGTCGACTGGCCGATCCACGGGCGGCTGTGGTGGGGGAGTTGCCGGTCGCGCCGGTGGCGGAGCGGGATTCGCTGCAGCGGGTGATGAGCCGGTACGCGGCCATCGGTCGGGAGGCCGAGGGGTTGGCGGTGGTCGGTTCGGTGCTCGACGTGTCCACTGTGGAGCGAGTGCTCGACTCCAGGGTCGCGGTCGAGGACGCGGCGCTGACCCTGGTCGGCCGGGCGCTGATCGCCTCGGCCGCGGCCCGCCGGGAATCGCGCGGCTGCCACGTGCGCACCGACTTCCCGCAGCGAGACGACGCGTGGCGCCGCAGCCAGTGGGTCCGGCTGACGCCCTCTGGCCAGCCGGTGCTCGGTGGCGTGACCGCCCTGCGGGGTGTCGCGTGA
- the nadA gene encoding quinolinate synthase NadA, whose product MTADTIDLTPYHGVEADAAWRDEVRELARQRDAVLLAHNYQLPEIQDIADHTGDSLALSRIAASSSASTIIFCGVHFMAETAKILSPEKTVLIPDERAGCSLADSITGAELRAWKAEHPGAVVVSYVNTTAEVKAETDICCTSSNAVDVVASIPADREVLFLPDQFLGAHVKRETGRENMHIWAGECHVHAGINGPELAERAAANPDADLFIHPECGCATSALYLAGEGIVAPERVKILSTGDMVTQARATKATSVLVATEIGMIHQLRKAAPDIEFAAVNDRASCRYMKMITPAALLRSLRENRDEVHVDPDTAARARGAVQRMIEIGQPGGGE is encoded by the coding sequence ATGACCGCGGACACGATCGACCTGACCCCCTACCACGGGGTGGAGGCGGACGCCGCGTGGCGGGACGAGGTGCGCGAGCTCGCGCGGCAGCGGGACGCCGTCCTGCTCGCGCACAACTACCAGCTGCCGGAGATCCAGGACATCGCCGACCACACGGGTGATTCCCTGGCGCTGAGCCGCATCGCCGCCTCCAGCTCGGCGTCGACCATCATCTTCTGCGGCGTGCACTTCATGGCCGAGACCGCGAAGATCCTCAGTCCCGAGAAGACCGTGCTCATCCCCGACGAGCGCGCGGGCTGCTCGCTGGCCGACTCGATCACCGGCGCCGAGCTGCGCGCCTGGAAGGCCGAGCACCCCGGTGCCGTGGTGGTGTCCTACGTGAACACCACCGCCGAGGTGAAGGCCGAGACCGACATCTGCTGCACCTCGTCCAACGCCGTCGACGTGGTGGCCTCCATCCCGGCCGACCGGGAGGTGCTGTTCCTGCCGGACCAGTTCCTCGGCGCGCACGTCAAGCGCGAGACCGGCCGGGAGAACATGCACATCTGGGCCGGGGAGTGCCACGTGCACGCGGGCATCAACGGCCCGGAGCTGGCCGAGCGGGCGGCGGCCAACCCGGACGCCGACCTGTTCATCCACCCCGAGTGCGGGTGCGCCACCTCGGCGCTCTACCTCGCGGGCGAGGGCATCGTCGCCCCGGAGCGGGTCAAGATCCTGTCCACCGGCGACATGGTGACCCAGGCGCGCGCGACCAAGGCCACCTCGGTGCTGGTGGCGACCGAGATCGGCATGATCCACCAGCTGCGCAAGGCCGCACCGGACATCGAGTTCGCCGCGGTCAACGACCGGGCCTCGTGCCGGTACATGAAGATGATCACCCCGGCCGCGCTGCTGCGGTCGCTGCGGGAGAACCGCGACGAGGTGCACGTGGACCCCGACACCGCGGCCAGGGCGCGCGGCGCGGTGCAGCGGATGATCGAGATCGGTCAGCCGGGCGGTGGGGAATGA
- a CDS encoding NUDIX hydrolase, whose translation MTDATTADPPLVHEVLAAVLQVRQGSLRVLLWERAMEPHAHRWSLPGGRLRADEDVEASIRRQLAEKVDVRQVSHVEQLAVFSAPDRVPGPRVVATAFLCLVPSHMDPELPEDTAWHPVSTLPETAFDHGAIVLRARNRLRAKLSYTNIGFALAPPVFTISALRGLYSAALGYRVSATNLQRVLSRRGLLEPTGETAKPGRAGGRPAAQFRFADSTMAVTDPFAVLKPPAPERGR comes from the coding sequence ATGACCGATGCTACCACCGCGGACCCACCGCTCGTCCACGAAGTACTGGCCGCGGTGCTGCAGGTGAGGCAGGGATCACTGCGCGTGCTGCTGTGGGAGCGGGCCATGGAACCGCACGCGCACCGCTGGTCGCTGCCCGGTGGCAGGCTGCGCGCCGACGAGGACGTGGAGGCCTCGATCCGCAGGCAGCTTGCCGAGAAGGTCGACGTCCGGCAGGTCTCGCACGTCGAGCAGCTCGCCGTCTTCAGCGCCCCGGACCGGGTCCCCGGGCCCAGGGTCGTCGCCACTGCGTTCCTGTGCCTTGTCCCCTCCCACATGGACCCCGAACTGCCGGAGGACACCGCGTGGCACCCGGTGTCCACCCTGCCGGAGACCGCATTCGACCACGGCGCCATCGTCCTGCGCGCCCGCAACCGGCTGCGCGCGAAGCTGTCCTACACCAACATCGGCTTCGCCCTCGCGCCCCCGGTGTTCACCATCTCGGCGCTGCGGGGGCTCTACTCGGCCGCGCTGGGCTACCGGGTGTCGGCGACGAACCTGCAGCGGGTGCTGTCCCGGCGGGGTCTGCTGGAGCCGACCGGGGAGACCGCCAAGCCCGGCCGGGCCGGCGGCAGGCCCGCGGCGCAATTCCGGTTCGCCGACAGCACAATGGCGGTGACCGACCCGTTCGCGGTGCTCAAACCCCCCGCGCCGGAGCGGGGGCGGTGA